A portion of the Drosophila innubila isolate TH190305 chromosome 3L unlocalized genomic scaffold, UK_Dinn_1.0 0_D_3L, whole genome shotgun sequence genome contains these proteins:
- the LOC117788804 gene encoding spectrin alpha chain isoform X2, which produces MENFTPKEVKILETVEDIQERREQVLSRYNEFKIETRQKREKLEDSRRFQYFKRDADELESWIHEKLQAASEESYRDPTNLQAKIQKHQAFEAEVSAHSNAIVSLDNTGQEMINQQHFASETIQRRLDELHQLWELLLSRLAEKGLKLQQALVLVQFLRQCEEVMFWIKDKETFVTADEFGQDLEHVEVLQRKFDEFQKDMASQEYRVTEVNQLADKLIQDGHPERDTITKRKEELNEAWQRLKQLAIVRQEKLFGAHEIQRFNRDADETVAWIAEKDVVLSSDDYGRDLASVQALQRKHEGVERDLAALEDKVSTLGAEAQRLCSIHADHSDQIRDKQAEIANYWQSLTAKARERKQKLDESYYLHRFLADFRDLVSWINGMKAIISADELAKDVAGAEALLERHQEHKGEIDAREDSFKLTTESGQKLLEREHYAAAEIQEKLAALENDKSSLLSLWEDRRILYEQCMDLQLFYRDTEQADTWMAKQEAFLANEDLGDSLDSVEALIKKHEDFEKSLAAQEEKIKALDIFATKLIDGQHYAADDVAQRRQMLLARRAALQEKSAKRRQLLEDSNRYQQFERDCDETKGWISEKLKFATDDSYLDPTNLNGKMQKHQNFEHELNANKSRIEDITNVGSELIEKKHYAADQINTRMQEIVVLWETLVQASDKKGCKLNEACQQQQFNRTIEDIELWLSEIEGQLLSEDHGKDLTSVQNLQKKHALLEADVMAHQDRIESINVAANKFIESGHFDADNIRNKEGNLSARYAALAAPMGERKQHLLDSLQVQQLFRDLEDEAAWIREKEPIAASTNRGRDLIGVQNLIKKHQAVLAEINNHEARLLNVISSGENMLKDQPFASDDIRQRLEALQEQWNTLKDKSNQRKQDLDDSLQAHQYFADANEAESWMREKEPIATGSDYGKDEDSSEALLKKHEALVSDLEAFGNTIQALQEQAKNCRQQETPVVDITGKECVVALYDYTEKSPREVSMKKGDVLTLLNSNNKDWWKVEVNDRQGFVPAAYIKKIEAGLSASQQNLVDNHSIAKRQNQINSQYDNLLALARERQNKLNETVKAYVLVREAADLAQWIRDKENHAQIADVVGEDLEEVEVLQKKFDDFNDDLKANEVRLANMNEIAVQLTSLGQTEAALKIQTQMQDLNEKWNNLQTLTAEKASQLGSAHEVQRFHRDIDETKDWIAEKANALNNDDLGKDLRSVQTLQRKHEGVERDLAALRDKIRQLDETANRLMQSHPDTAEQTYAKQKEINEMWDQIITKSTARKEKLLDSYDLQRFLSDYRDLLAWINSMMSLVTSDELANDVTGAEALIERHQAHRAEIEFTLGSSASPSNDEEHRTEIDARAGTFGAFEQFGNELLQANHYASPEIKEKIEDLAKAREDLEKAWTERRLQLEQNLDLQLYMRDCELAESWMSAREAFLNADDDANAGGNVEALIKKHEDFDKAINGHEQKIAALQTVADQLIAQNHYASNLVDDKRKQVLERWRHLKEGLIEKRSRLGDEQTLQQFSRDADEIENWIAEKLQLATEESYKDPANIQSKHQKHQAFEAELAANADRIQSVLAMGGNLIDKKQCSGSEDAVQKRLTQIADQWEYLTHKTTEKSLKLKEANKQRTYIAAVKDLDFWLGEVESLLTTEDSGKDLASVQNLMKKHQLVEADIVAHEDRIKDMNNQADSLVESGQFDTAGIQEKRQSINERYERICNLAAHRQARLNEALTLHQFFRDIADEESWIKEKKLLVGSDDYGRDLTGVQNLKKKHKRLEAELASHEPAIQAVQEAGEKLMDVSNLGVPEIEQRLKALNQAWAELKNLAATRGQKLDESLTYQQFLAQVEEEEAWITEKQQLLSVEDYGDSMAAVQGLLKKHDAFETDFAAHKDRCSLICEQGSDLVEAKNHHGDSIAQRCQQLRNKLENLNALAARRKGALLDNSAYLQFMWKADVVESWIDDKENYVRSDEYGRDLSTVQTLLTKQETFDAGLNAFEQEGIHNISALKDQLINANHAQSPAILKRHGDVIARWQKLRDASDQRKQRLLAMQEQFRQIEELYLTFAKKASAFNSWFENAEEDLTDPVRCNSIEEIRALRDAHAQFQASLSSAEADFKALAALDQKIKSFNVGPNPYTWFTMEALEETWRNLQKIIEERDGELAKEAKRQEENDKLRKEFAKHANLFHQWLTETRTSMMEGSGSLEQQLEALRVKATEVRARRVDLKKIEELGALLEEHLILDNRYTEHSTVGLAQQWDQLDQLSMRMQHNLEQQIQARNHSGVSEDSLKEFSMMFKHFDKDKSGKLNHQEFKSCLRALGYDLPMVEEGQPDPEFEAIVDVVDPNRDGYVSLQEYIAFMISKETENVQSYEEIENAFRAITAADRPFVTKEELYCNLTKDMADYCVQRMKPYSEPRSGQPIKDALDYIDFTRTLFQN; this is translated from the exons ATGGAGAACTTTACACCGAAAGAGGTGAAGATCCTCGAGACCGTTGAGGATATACAGGAGCGTCGTGAGCAGGTGCTATCCCGTTACAATGAGTTCAAAATCGAGACACGTCAGAAGCGTGAGAAGCTCGAGGATTCGCGTCGCTTTCAATACTTCAAGCGAGATGCCGATGAACTGGAGTCGTGGATACACGAGAAACTCCAGGCGGCCAGCGAGGAAAGCTATCGCGATCCAACCAATCTGCAGGCCAAGATTCAGAAGCATCAGGCTTTCGAGGCGGAAGTGTCAGCCCATAGCAATGCCATTGTATCGTTGGACAACACCGGACAGGAGATGATCAATCAGCAGCACTTTGCCTCGGAGACCATACAGCGTCGTCTGGATGAACTGCATCAATTGTGGGAGCTTCTGCTCAGTCGTCTGGCCGAGAAGGGTTTGAAATTGCAGCAGGCTTTGGTTTTGGTCCAATTTTTGCGTCAATGCGAGGAGGTCATGTTCTGGATCAAGGACAAGGAGACCTTTGTCACCGCGGATGAGTTTGGCCAGGATCTGGAGCATGTCGAGGTGCTGCAGCGCAAATTCGATGAATTCCAAAAGGACATGGCCTCGCAGGAGTATCGTGTCACCGAGGTCAATCAATTGGCCGATAAACTGATCCAGGATGGACATCCCGAAAGGGATACGATCACCAAGCGCAAGGAGGAGCTCAATGAGGCGTGGCAGCGCCTTAAGCAGCTGGCCATTGTGCGACAGGAGAAACTCTTTGGTGCCCATGAGATTCAGCGTTTCAATCGCGATGCCGACGAAACTGTCGCCTGGATAGCCGAAAAGGATGTTGTCCTCTCCTCCGATGACTATGGCCGGGATCTGGCCAGTGTGCAGGCTTTGCAGCGTAAGCACGAGGGTGTGGAAAGGGATCTGGCTGCCCTGGAGGACAAGGTGTCCACTCTGGGAGCGGAGGCACAGCGTCTGTGCTCCATCCATGCCGATCACAGTGATCAGATTCGCGATAAGCAGGCGGAGATTGCCAACTACTGGCAGAGTCTCACTGCCAAGGCACGCGAGCGTAAACAGAAGCTGGATGAATCCTATTATCTGCATCGTTTCCTTGCCGACTTCCGTGATCTGGTGTCGTGGATCAATGGCATGAAGGCCATCATCTCAGCCGATGAACTGGCCAAGGATGTGGCCGGTGCTGAGGCATTGCTGGAGCGTCATCAGGAGCACAAGGGTGAGATTGATGCACGTGAGGATAGCTTCAAGTTGACCACCGAATCGGGTCAGAAACTGTTGGAGCGTGAACACTATGCTGCTGCTGAAATCCAGGAGAAACTCGCTGCTCTGGAGAACGACAAGAGCTCGTTGTTGTCCCTGTGGGAGGATCGTCGCATCCTGTATGAGCAGTGCATGGATCTGCAGCTGTTCTATCGCGATACGGAGCAGGCTGATACCTGGATGGCCAAGCAGGAGGCATTTCTGGCCAATGAGGATCTGGGTGATTCACTCGATTCCGTTGAGGCGTTGATCAAGAAGCACGAGGATTTCGAGAAGAGTTTGGCCGCCCAGGAGGAGAAGATCAAGGCACTGGACATCTTTGCCACCAAGCTCATCGATGGTCAGCATTATGCTGCCGATGATGTGGCCCAACGTCGCCAGATGCTTCTCGCTCGTCGTGCCGCTCTGCAGGAGAAGTCGGCAAAGCGTCGCCAATTGCTGGAGGATTCGAATCGTTATCAGCAATTTGAGCGGGATTGCGATGAGACCAAGGGTTGGATCAGTGAGAAACTCAAGTTTGCCACAGATGACAGCTACCTGGATCCCACAAATCTCAATggaaaaatgcaaaagcatCAGAACTTTGAGCACGAGTTGAATGCCAACAAGTCGAGAATTGAGGACATCACCAATGTGGGCAGCGAGCTGATCGAGAAGAAGCATTATGCCGCCGATCAGATCAATACACGCATGCAGGAGATTGTGGTGCTGTGGGAGACGCTTGTCCAGGCTTCCGATAAGAAGGGATGCAAATTGAATGAGGCgtgtcagcagcaacaattcaaTCGCACCATCGAGGACATTGAGCTCTGGCTGAGCGAAATCGAGGGTCAACTGTTGTCCGAGGATCATGGCAAGGATTTGACATCGGTGCAGAATCTGCAGAAGAAGCATGCATTGCTGGAGGCCGATGTGATGGCTCATCAGGATCGCATTGAGAGCATCAATGTGGCGGCGAACAAGTTTATCGAATCGGGACACTTTGATGCCGATAACATTCGCAACAAGGAGGGAAATCTATCGGCACGCTACGCCGCCCTGGCCGCGCCCATGGGCGAGCGAAAGCAGCATCTGTTGGACTCGCTGCAGGTGCAGCAACTGTTCCGCGACCTCGAGGACGAGGCCGCCTGGATACGCGAAAAGGAGCCCATTGCAGCATCAACGAATCGCGGTCGCGATCTCATTGGTGTCCAGAATCTGATCAAGAAACATCAAGCGGTGCTCGCCGAGATTAACAATCATGAGGCACGTCTCCTCAATGTGATCAGCTCTGGTGAGAACATGCTCAAGGATCAGCCATTTGCCAGTGATGACATACGTCAGCGTCTCGAAGCTCTGCAGGAGCAATGGAACACGCTGAAGGACAAGTCGAATCAGCGTAAACAGGATCTGGATGATTCTCTGCAGGCACATCAGTACTTTGCCGATGCCAACGAAGCCGAGTCCTGGATGCGTGAGAAGGAACCCATTGCGACGGGCAGTGATTACGGCAAGGATGAGGATTCATCGGAGGCACTGCTCAAGAAGCACGAGGCACTTGTCTCCGATCTGGAGGCCTTTGGCAACACCATTCAGGCACTGCAGGAGCAGGCCAAGAACTGTCGCCAGCAGGAGACTCCAGTGGTGGACATCACCGGCAAGGAGTGCGTTGTCGCTCTCTACGATTACACGGAGAAGTCGCCACGCGAGGTGTCCATGAAGAAGGGCGATGTGCTCACCCTGCTCAACTCCAACAACAAGGATTGGTGGAAGGTGGAGGTCAATGATCGTCAGGGCTTTGTGCCCGCCGCCTACATCAAGAAGATTGAGGCGGGATTAAGTGCATCGCAGCAGAACCTGGTGGACAATCATTCGATTGCCAAGCGACAGAATCAAATCAACTCCCAGTATGATAATCTCCTGGCCTTGGCTCGGGAGCGTCAGAATAAGCTGAATGAGACCGTCAAGGCTTATGTCCTGGTACGTGAGGCAGCCGACTTGGCTCAATGGATACGCGACAAGGAGAATCATGCCCAGATCGCTGATGTTGTGGGCGAGGATCTCGAGGAGGTCGAGGTGCTCCAGAAGAAGTTTGATGACTTTAACGATGACCTGAAGGCCAACGAGGTGCGTCTGGCGAACATGAATGAGATTGCCGTACAGTTGACATCGTTGGGACAAACGGAGGCCGCTCTGAAGATTCAGACCCAGATGCAGGATCTAAACGAGAAGTGGAACAATCTGCAGACATTGACCGCCGAGAAGGCCAGTCAATTGGGCTCCGCTCACGAGGTGCAGCGTTTCCATCGTGACATTGATGAGACCAAGGATTGGATTGCCGAGAAGGCGAATGCCCTGAACAATGATGATCTCGGCAAGGATCTGCGTAGTGTCCAGACACTGCAGCGCAAGCACGAGGGAGTTGAACGTGATTTGGCCGCGTTGAGGGACAAGATTCGTCAGCTGGATGAGACCGCTAACCGATTGATGCAATCCCATCCGGATACGGCTGAACAGACCTATGCCAAGCAGAAGGAAATCAACGAGATGTGGGATCAAATCATCACCAAGTCCACCGCTCGCAAGGAGAAACTGCTCGACTCTTATGATCTGCAGCGTTTCCTCAGCGATTATCGCGATCTTTTGGCCTGGATCAACTCCATGATGAGTCTGGTTACCTCTGATGAGCTGGCCAATGATGTCACCGGTGCCGAGGCTCTTATCGAACGTCATCAG GCACATCGTGCTGAAATTGAGTTCACGCTGGGCAGCAGCGCATCACCATCCAACGACGAG GAACATCGCACGGAGATCGATGCTCGAGCTGGCACCTTTGGAGCCTTTGAGCAGTTTGGCAATGAGCTGTTGCAGGCGAATCATTATGCCTCGCCGGAGATTAAGGAGAAGATTGAGGATCTGGCCAAGGCACGTGAGGATCTGGAGAAGGCCTGGACCGAGCGTCGTCTGCAGTTGGAGCAGAATCTAGATTTGCAGCTGTATATGCGCGATTGCGAACTTGCCGAGTCATGGATGTCGGCTCGTGAGGCATTCCTCAATGCGGATGACGATGCCAATGCCGGGGGCAATGTGGAGGCGTTGATCAAGAAGCACGAGGACTTTGACAAGGCCATCAATGGGCATGAGCAGAAGATTGCCGCGTTGCAAACGGTGGCCGATCAATTGATTGCCCAGAATCATTATGCCTCCAATTTGGTGGATGATAAGCGCAAGCAAGTCTTGGAACGCTGGCGTCACCTCAAGGAGGGATTGATTGAGAAGCGTTCGCGTCTGGGTGATGAGCAGACATTGCAACAGTTCTCCCGCGATGCGGATGAGATTGAGAACTGGATTGCCGAGAAACTGCAGCTGGCAACGGAGGAGAGTTACAAGGATCCGGCAAACATTCAATCGAAACATCAGAAGCATCAGGCATTCGAGGCGGAATTGGCGGCCAATGCGGATCGCATACAGAGTGTGCTGGCGATGGGCGGTAATCTGATTGATAAGAAGCAGTGCAGCGGCTCGGAGGATGCGGTGCAGAAGAGATTGACCCAGATAGCCGATCAGTGGGAATATCTGACGCATAAGACGACTGAAAAGTCATTGAAATTGAAGGAGGCCAACAAGCAGAGGACATATATCGCGGCTGTCAAGGATTTGGACTTCTGGTTGGGCGAGGTCGAGAGTTTGTTGACCACTGAGGATTCTGGTAAGGATTTGGCATCTGTCCAAAACCTAATGAAGAAACATCAGTTGGTCGAAGCGGATATCGTTGCGCACGAAGACCGCATCAAGGACATGAACAACCAGGCCGATTCCTTGGTCGAGAGCGGTCAATTTGATACTGCTGGCATCCAGGAGAAGCGTCAAAGCATCAACGAGCGTTACGAGCGCATCTGCAATCTCGCCGCCCACCGTCAGGCCCGTCTCAACGAGGCGCTCACTCTGCATCAGTTCTTCCGCGATATTGCCGACGAGGAGAGTTGGATCAAGGAGAAGAAACTATTGGTCGGCTCCGATGATTATGGACGTGACTTGACGGGAGTGCAGAATCTTAAGAAGAAGCACAAGCGTCTCGAAGCTGAATTAGCTTCCCATGAGCCAGCCATCCAGGCTGTCCAGGAGGCTGGCGAGAAGCTCATGGATGTGTCCAATCTTGGTGTGCCCGAAATTGAGCAGCGTCTGAAGGCTCTCAATCAAGCCTGGGCTGAACTCAAGAATTTGGCAGCTACACGTGGTCAGAAATTGGATGAATCACTGACCTATCAGCAATTCCTGGCCCAGGTCGAAGAGGAGGAGGCTTGGATAACCGAGAAGCAGCAGTTGCTTTCTGTGGAGGATTACGGTGACTCGATGGCCGCCGTTCAGGGTCTGTTGAAGAAGCACGATGCTTTCGAGACGGACTTTGCCGCCCACAAGGATCGCTGCTCGCTTATCTGCGAACAGGGCAGCGATCTGGTTGAGGCAAAGAATCATCATGGCGATTCCATTGCCCAGCGTTGCCAACAGCTGCGCAACAAGCTGGAAAACCTCAATGCTCTGGCCGCACGTCGCAAGGGCGCCTTGCTCGACAATTCGGCGTATCTGCAGTTCATGTGGAAGGCCGATGTGGTTGAGAGCTGGATCGATGACAAGGAGAACTATGTGCGCTCCGATGAATACGGACGCGATTTGTCCACTGTGCAAACGCTATTGACCAAACAGGAGACATTCGATGCAG GTCTCAATGCCTTTGAACAGGAGGGCATTCACAACATTAGCGCTCTGAAGGATCAGCTAATCAATGCGAATCACGCCCAATCGCCGGCGATCTTGAAGCGTCACGGTGATGTCATCGCTCGCTGGCAGAAGCTGAGGGATGCATCCGATCAGCGGAAGCAACGTTTGCTGGCCATGCAGGAGCAATTCCGCCAAATCGAGGAACTCTACTTGACATTTGCCAAGAAAGCTTCGGCCTTCAATTCTTGGTTCGAAAATGCCGAAGAGGATCTCACAGATCCTGTTCGCTGCAATTCGATCGAAGAAATACGCGCCTTGCGTGACGCCCACGCACAATTCCAAGCGTCTCTATCATCGGCCGAAGCTGACTTTAAGGCATTGGCAGCACTCGACCAGAAGATCAAGAGCTTTAATGTTGGACCGAATCCATACACATGGTTCACCATGGAAGCTCTTGAGGAGACCTGGCGTAATCTGCAAAAGATCATAGAGGAACGCGATGGCGAACTTGCCAAGGAGGCCAAGCGTCAGGAGGAGAACGACAAGTTGCGCAAGGAGTTTGCCAAGCATGCCAATCTCTTCCATCAATGGCTAACCGAAACGAG AACATCAATGATGGAGGGCTCCGGTTCATTGGAGCAACAATTGGAGGCGCTTCGTGTGAAGGCCACCGAGGTGCGAGCCCGTCGTGTTGATCTGAAGAAAATCGAGGAACTTGGTGCATTGCTTGAGGAACATCTGATTCTGGATAATCGTTATACGGAACACTCGACAGTCGGATTGGCACAACAATGGGATCAATTGGATCAATTGTCCATGCGTATGCAGCATAATTTGGAGCAACAGATACAGGCGCGTAATCATTCGGGTGTCTCGGAGGATTCGCTCAAGGAGTTCTCGATGATGTTCAAGCATTTCGACAAGGACAAGAGTGGCAAACTCAATCACCAGGAATTCAAATCATGTCTGCGCGCTCTTGGCTACGATCTGCCCATGGTTGAGGAGGGACAACCTGACCCAGAATTTGAGGCTATTGTCGATGTTGTTGACCCCAACCGCGATGGATATGTCTCACTGCAGGAGTATATTGCATTCATGATTTCCAAGGAAACCGAAAACGTTCAATCCTACGAAGAAATCGAGAATGCCTTCCGCGCTATAACTGCCGCCGACCGCCCCTTTGTCACCAAGGAGGAGCTCTATTGC AACCTCACCAAGGACATGGCGGACTATTGTGTGCAGCGTATGAAACCGTACTCGGAACCGCGCTCTGGCCAGCCCATTAAAGATGCTTTAGATTACATAGATTTCACGCGAACGCTATTCCAGAATTAG